The DNA segment atttttgaaaactaaagaataccccgagcaaaccagtggagaccaaaagagaaccattagacgacacacaagtggatttttcttgagtggtgatgtcttgtacaaaaggaccccgaacctcaacttgttaagatatGTGGACGCCGAAGTagccggaagaatcatgtattaagtacacgcaggagtgtgcggaccccacatgaatgagtatgttttggcaaagaaaatccttcgagtgGGTTATTaatggatgactatggaaaaagactgcttcagtttcgtccagaaatgtcatcaatgccaggtgcacggtgatttgattcatgcaccgcctacagaactgcatcccatgtcaacgccttggccattcgttgcttggggcatggatgccTTCGGGGCAATtgagccaaaagcctcaaatgggcacagattcatactggttgccatcgactatttcactaaatgggttgaagaaaTTACTCTTAAATCTGTCAGCAAGAAAGTCGTGGTAGATTTCGAGCACTCCAATCTTATCTGttgttttggtattcctgcaactatcatcacagattaTGCTATAAatctgaatagtcatttgatgggggagatatgtgaacaattcaagataatgcATCAGAACTCTACTCCCTATCGTCCCAAAGCCAATGGTGgcgtcgaagcagcaaacaagaacatcaaaaagattttgagaaagatgattcaaagttccaggtagtggcatgaaaagttgccttttgcattgttggagTATCGCACCACGATGCGCACATCGGTCGGAGCAACCCCGTACCTactggtttatggcactgaagccttAATACTCGCGGAAGTAGAAATACCTTCTCTCCGGATTATTGTTGAGGCTTTAATTGAAAGTGAGTGGGTCATAACCCGTTTGGAATAGTTAACCCTGATCGATGAAAAACAAATGGTCATGGTCTTCTATGGGCAGttgtaccagcaaagaatggcccgtgcctacaacaagaaagtgcggccaaGAAATTTTGAAGTAGGACAACTCATTTTGAGGTGTATTCTCccccatcatcaggaagcaaaaggaaaatttgctcccaACTGGAAAGGCAcatacattatcagaaaattATTGCCAGAAGGGGCATTGTATCTGGGAGATATTGAAGGGAATGACCTTGAAATAGCTGTGAATgtagatgcagtcaaaaggtattatgtctaAACCTTCTGCAACAATAGCATtgtccgattgggatgacgaagactttcattctcactaCCCCAAAAACTCCAATCTTttgttaaccctttgagccagttacctttctttcattaccctcttagGAACTTGAAGATGTTTgtaaccaaaaaaaagaaaacaaaaacaagtacAAAAACTAAATGTTtgccctgaactacgttcgacttgatttcgaaaggatacataggcagcctctctctggggttcagtcacaacAAATAAAAATCTGGTTTTCCCTTAAAagttaaactggggcagatgttataatggttcggcgatgattcCGCCTGGATGGCTCCAAAGTTGTCATTCTATCCCATTTTGTtttaccccaaaccttgttcaagtccttcctaTCAATCAGCGAAAGGTTTTCAAAAATCAGAGAATCCAGCTGTTTGGATCCTATGCAGTTAAAATGAgagaagtaaaatgagagagtcttattggtgaaaacctatgggcaccgtgaggcgatggtgagcagagaaattgaaaatgagagagtcttgttagtgaaaactcgtaaaagagcactataaggcgatggtaagaagagaaataagagaggtcgattggcgaaaacccgcaaaaggcaccgttgatcgaaaagaagaaacccctTAACACTATTGGTATTGAAAAAGTCCTGacaaggtttctcggttttgaAACAAGGGTTGCAATGGGTTTATGGGAAGTTGGGTTAGTTTTTGCGGATCGAGCACCCAATTCacgaagcatgtcatgtctattgaaatCTGCATGTACCCTAGAGAAGTCTTTCATTCCtccccaaaagggacacttctctttaaattcattttcttgtcctttgtttacttttccttgaatccctttcggtctaactctatttCCAAAACTAATAAAAAGAAAAgttggcaagattggttttacagggtccCACTTTATAAGGGCCAAATTCAAagaaagtacccagcctcagtgagtgcatcaagtcgaccccgactggccatgatggccgatgctctGCAACCAaaagttattgaaaatgaaaagaaagccAAAGGCAAAAGCCCCGAGAGGTAGAATAAAGTGAAAGGACCAAAGCCCCATACGGGCGAACTGTCATGGAAGTTTTTaaaagttgagttcctcggtttTAGGAGAGAGATTAATCTTCAGAATAGCCAGCAAGCAGTAGAGGTTCTCAACAAAAAAGTTGGGCCGAGATGAAGTAATCAAAAAAAtaaaggccacaaaaccaaccaccgtttcaaattaacaattgttctttgtttgaaaaattgaaacaagtaccatccaaagcaaccatgcaagaagcaggtaCAACCAAAAGGAAAATGCGCAAAATCAAGAAATAGCTCtgcagcaataatcaatccaaaagggaagtctccttcaaattctttcctgcattttactcatttacttaaactaaaaacaaaatgaaaagagAGGAAGGAaagttcaaaatcatggtagtataAGGCATCCAATCTCTAGCTGCATCCTTCCAACATAGGGCCCCATTCCCTAGTTATCCCTGGCATAAACCctagacctccctggcataacccagagaccttttttcttttctccctgcATCACCCAGGGACCTATTGTTTTTCTCCCTGgaataacccagggaccttttttcttttctcccggcataacccgtggacctccctgtcataacccaaagactttttttcttttctcccgacataacccgtggacctccccggcataacccagagacctttttcctttttctccgagcataacctgtggacctccctaACATAACCCAgggacatttttttttcttttctaccggcataacccatggacctcctcGGCATAACCGGAGGACCTTTCTCCttttcttccggcataacccgtggacctccctagcataacccaaagaccttttttcttttctcccggcataagatgaagacctttttccttttctcccggcataaccgtGGACCTCCATGGCATAACCttgggacctttttcttttctcccagcataacccgtggacctccttggcataacccagggaccttttttcttttctccctggcATCACCCAAAGACCTATTTTCTTTTCTCCATGGCATaatccaaggaccttttttctcatctcctggcataacccgtggacctccctggcataacccagggtccttttttcttttctccctggaataacccaaggaccttttttcttttctctcggcataacccgtggacctcccggcataacccagggacctttttccttttatcctggcataatcaatggacctccttggcataacccagtgatctatatttttctattctcccggcataacccgtggacctcctcggcataaccggaggacctttttccttttctcccggcataacccgtggacctccctagcataacccatggatctttcttcttttctcccggcataacccgtggaccttcccTACATAAaccgaggacctttttccttttctccctacATAATCagtggacctctctggcataacccagggacaaTTTTctttcctcccggcataacccgtagacctccccGGCGTAACCTAGGGACCTTTTTCctttcctcccggcataacccgtggacctccctagcataacccaaggacctttttcttttctttcggcataacccatggacctccccggcataacccagggaccgtttttcttttctcccgaaataacccgtggacctccctaacATAACCCAgggatctttttcttttctcccggcataacccgtggacctccccggcataacccggagacatttttttttcttttctcacgtcataactcgtggacctcctcggcataccggaggacctttttccttctctctcggcataacctgtggacctccctagcataaaaCAGGGAccttttttaatttctcccggcataacctgaagaCCTTTTTCCATTTCTCTCGGCAtaaccgtggacctccctggcataaccttgggacctttttcttttctccaaacataacccgtggacctccctagcataacccagggaccttttttcttttctctcagcataacccgtggacctcccggcataacccagggacctttttccttttatcctggcataatcaatggacctccttggcataacccagtgatctatatttttctattctcccggcataacccgtggacctccccggcataaccggaggacctttttccttttctcccagcataacccgtggacctccctagcataacccatagatctttcttcttttctcccggcataacccgtggaccttcccgacataacccgaggacctttttccttttctccctacataacctgtggacctctctggcataacccagggacatTTTTCTttcctcccggcataactcgtggacctccccggcataacctagggacctttttcctttcctcccggcataacccgtggacctctctagcataacccaaggaccttttttcttttctcccggcataacccgtggacctccctggcataacccagggaacgtttattttcttttctcccagcataacccgtggacctccccgacatacctgaggacctttttccttttctcccggcataacccgtggacctccctagcataacccagggacctttttcttttctcccggcataacctgaagacctttttccttttcacccggcataaccgtggacctccctggcataaccttgggacctttttcttttctcccagcataacccgttgacgtccctggcataacctagagacctttttccttctctcccggtataacccgtggacctccccggcataacccagggacctttttcttctctcccagcataactcgtggacctccttTGCATAACCTtgggacctttttccttttttcccggAATAACCCGTGGaactccctagcataacccatggatctttcttcttttctcccggcataacccgtggaccttcccgacataacccgaggacctttttccttttctccctacataacctgtggacctctctggcataacccagggacatTTTTctttcctcccggcataacccgtggacctcccgggcataacctagggacctttttcctttcctcccggcataacccgtggacctctctagcataacccaaggaccttttttcttttctcccggcataacccgtggacctccctggcataacccagggaacgttttttttcttttctcccagcataacccgtggtcctccctagcataacccagagaccttttttcttttctcccggcataacctgaagacctttttccttttcacccggcataaccgtggacctccctggcataaccttgggacctttttcttttctcccagcataacccgttgacgtccctggcataacctagagacctttttccctttctcccggtataacccgtggacctccccggcataacccagggacctttttcttctctcccagcataactcgtggacctccctggcataacccagggacctttttccttttttcccggaataacccgtggacctccctagcataacccatggatctttcttcttttctcccggcataaccagtggaccttcccgacataacccgaggacttttttccttttctccctacataacccgtggacctctctagcataacccaggGACATTTTTCTTTCCTCcccgcataacccgtggacctccccggcataacccaaggacctttttcctttcctcccggcataacccgtggacttccctagcataacccaaggaccttttttattttctcccggcataacccgtggacctccctggcataacccagggacctctttttttcttttctcccagcataacccgtggacctccccgacataCCTGAggacatttttccttttttcccggcataacccgtggacctccctagcataacccagggaccttttttcttttcttccggcataacctgaagacctttttccttttcacccggcataaccgtggacctccctggcataaccttgggacctttttcttttatcccagcataactCGTTGACGTCCCTGGCATAACCTagagacctttttccttttctcccggtataacccgtggacctccccggcataacccagagacctt comes from the Nicotiana sylvestris chromosome 4, ASM39365v2, whole genome shotgun sequence genome and includes:
- the LOC104231885 gene encoding uncharacterized protein; this encodes MPGLSVDLVVHKLPTYPDYPPVQQKQRKCKTDIIDKIKEEVTKQLKVGVHGDLIHAPPTELHPMSTPWPFVAWGMDAFGAIEPKASNGHRFILVAIDYFTKWVEEITLKSVSKKVVVDFEHSNLICCFGIPATIITDYAINLNSHLMGEICEQFKIMHQNSTPYRPKANGGVEAANKNIKKILRKMIQSSR